The DNA window GCACAGGTTTATGGTATTTTGTCGGAGCCTACCGTGGGCTTTACGGTGGGTATTGTGGGCGATCTGCGTCTGGGTGAATATTTCAACCTCCGTTTTATCCCGTCGCTGGCTTTCGGACGACGTGACCTGAACTATGATACGCGCCTTTTTCGCGGCTCCGACACTATCACAAGTATGGTTCTCAAACAAAAGATTCAGTCCACTTTTATCGAATTCCCTTTTTTGTTAAAATATAAATCCAAGCGTGTCCACAACTTTAGAGCTTACGTCACGGGTGGCGTCAAATTTAGTTTCGACCTGGCATCACAGGTTAAAAAAACCGAAAAAAATAACTACGAGCCAAAGCTCTTCCGCACCGACACCTACGGCGTGCTGGGTGGCGGGATAGAGTTTTATATGAACTGGTTTAAGTTGGGTGTGGAGCTAACTA is part of the Bacteroidales bacterium genome and encodes:
- a CDS encoding porin family protein produces the protein MKNHKVLRALLIIMTILFGAGLKAQVNKVPNLKLYDYETLHFGFIISGNQMNFVITPVSNLHQLYFKGRELPESDLGLSTSTDVDSAQVYGILSEPTVGFTVGIVGDLRLGEYFNLRFIPSLAFGRRDLNYDTRLFRGSDTITSMVLKQKIQSTFIEFPFLLKYKSKRVHNFRAYVTGGVKFSFDLASQVKKTEKNNYEPKLFRTDTYGVLGGGIEFYMNWFKLGVELTMSYGSRDMLLREGNMYTNSIESLRSKIFMFTFTFE